The Danio rerio strain Tuebingen ecotype United States chromosome 20, GRCz12tu, whole genome shotgun sequence genome contains the following window.
aacaaaaggagcagtatggaaaataaggaggtattttattgtggtttgaaattatttaacaaagggtggctgacttgtcaaactgaagGCAACTTTTCCGTTGTTCACATGTAAATTACTGCTTCCAAGACATTAAaaacagatattttcttttagccttagaatttgatgttgccgccatgctGTCATTTCTTCGCTGTACTGGATGTTACCAGGTTACGGAAAAAATTAAATTCTGTTTAAAGACTTAatagcacaaacttaaaatgcacgcaattgataAATAGTCACAGACacattaaatgttagtgacaaggcagcactgtcccaattgggccagtaatgatccggtctactgtcccaagtgtctgtcacgctggccctgggccaacgggcagtccttattgttgagccctgcacaCTGACTGAAATCACACATAATTAATGTTTACATAATTCAAACACCTGTGTAGACTCTTATTAATAGTTCATAAATTCatgattttatgttttaacagataaatattttaatttagtcGTTTtacttgctatatatatatatatatatatatatatatatatatatatatatatatatatatatatacacgccaAGCCGATACCTTTGTTGTCAAATAACTGGACAAAATAATGAACAAGCAAATTATAAAGGCAAACAGCAAGTTCAGGAAACAGTCTGTGCATAAAGTTGCACACATTTTGTTTCCTATTTGCTGGAACAAGCATTAGTGAAATTAGTTAATGAGTAAGCAGATTTAGACACAGCTACAGTAACGTTAATTCTTGTATTTGAATGAATTTGATTACTCGCTCATTAACACATGCCGCCATTTTATTAATCCCAGCATTATCGTTAACCGTTACCTCAGCGACTGTATTTTGCAGCGTAAATAGTTTGATAAGAGCAGATCAAGTGATTTAATTCGATATTCACGATCATATCTCGTGTTTTAATGTGTTAAACAAGCGTTTACCGCCGACGActtacatttaaagtacaaatgaatgcTAATATAAGACATATCTTACCTGTGAACGATTTTAATTGACCCTGATAAACAAAACACTGGCAAACAAATAACAAAGTTTACGCACAGTAATGgttcttcaaaagaaaaatgtttacTAAATTTATTTTGCTCAAAAACTGTGAAGGAAACAGACGCCATTTTCCGCAGTCACACAAAAGCTCCGCCCACATTGCGAAACTGACCAATCACACAGTGGGTCGTTTGGAATCCCATTTTGATCGTGACGTAACAGCAAACTCGTTTGGAATCCCAATTCGATCGTGACGTAAGAGCAAACTCGGCTACTTTTCGCCATTGCTTTAATTGGACAGCTACAGAGAAGTTGTACAACATTTGCTCTAAGTAATTTGCGTTGCAAATACTGTCAATTGATAGCGTACGGTTTATTAAGGTTTACTTTGATAAACTAACTTTACCTACAGTAAGTTTGAGTATTTATTGTAGGTTTATTTAACATTTCTCATCTTTAAGTCTACGGAAATTAAACTATCATGTTGTTTACCGTACTCGGACTCATCGCTCTCTTCCTCGGAGAGAGAAACGCCAACGCCACTGTTGGTGTTGAAGTTCAAGAAGAGGACCAACATGATGTACCACCCTTGAGGAGCAGTGACGGTAAACGATTTGTCTATTTTATGTAACACATCTGCCTAATTTTCTTAACTGGAGTTTACTGGTATTTTTAGCTTACTAAATGGAAACATGACTAAACAAAGTgaatatgattaattaattataaatgttttggcttaaaacaggggtgtcaaacattCGACACACAAATTTCTATTTGTATTACATAaagattaatctttttttttttgcttcaaaatgaaaGATTTAGTACAAAAGATTAAATCCAAACCCTGAGACCTTCAGAACACAgtttaagatattttaggtggTCAGAGATAGGCATGAGCCATaacgtttttaaggtataccgcggtttggaaaaatcaaggttttaaactgtcaattttctgtaataccgttcctaaggtatgtgtgccattttttatttacgtttttttaagacaacagtatcttcagcagaaaaagatatgcaaaatgttgtttttcaattgtaaagaaatctttgtttgaaacaaataaagacagcagaagtctatAATTCatttaacctgacatgtttactgctctaaaatatttaacatttttctcaaaataaaatattttgtgcttaaaaggaaataaaactttttgttttttacccagacatttaaaaacaatatattttagagcaataaaGACCATACTGTGTTAGCGggaaatttttatccaaggttatcaaacagtcagaatcttataccggcccatgccttgtaacttatttaataacaaaaactaaataatttttggGGAAACTTAACACTTGTAGCTCAGGAAGAAATCAATTAAATAGTCAATGAActataaacaatataaactataaaatagaCAATAAACATTAGGACATGTCTCCACCTGCTGGgggttttaagtttttatttaggTCAATCCATGAAATCTCTAAACCAGCCAAAGTACAAGTACAAAACACACTCGAAATATTGTCTAAATAtcgcttttaaaaaatatgacataaaatattaaaacccTCAAACAATGAgatttgagtttgacacccctgttgtaACAATGACCTAAAACGTTACTTTGtaatttacagcattttttagtgtgcctaataaatattaaatgaacaGAATTTTGATCtaaaattttaaatctaaaaactAATATCCTGTTTATTTGATTCTTTCTTTAGGTCAAGAAATAGATGCCTGCTGTAAAGAACCATTACTGgtagagcctgtcagtgttcacagtgaagAGCCATCACTGGTTgagcctgacagtgttcacagtgagcaaccatcactggtagagcctgtcaGCGTTCACAAtgaagaaccatcactggtagagcctgtcaGCGTTCACAgtgaagaaccatcactggtagagTCTGTTAGTGTTCACAGTGAGCAACCATCACTGGTAGAGTCTGTTAGTGTTCACAGTGAGCaaccatcactggtagagcctgacagtgttcacagtgagcaaccatcactggtagagcctgacagtgttcGCAGTGAGCAACCATCACTGGTTgagcctgacagtgttcacagtgagcaaacatcactggtagagcctgacagtgttcacagtgaagaaccatcactggtagagcctgtcaGCGTTCACAGTGAGCaaccatcactggtagagcctgtcaGCGTTCACAGTGAGCaaccatcactggtagagcctgtcaGTGATGATCCTTCATTTGATTTCTCTGATGAGCCCGGCTCCCACGCCGTTGAAGATGCAACCTGTCAGACAGAGGACAAAGAGACACAAATCATTGGTAAGTTTACTACCATGACCCTAAAGTCATCCAACACACATGCATATTTTAATGGTCCTTTATGCTTTAAACAGACTTTAGTTTGCATTTTCTTCAGGAATAGTAAAAATTATACCTATTTATGAAgctttaatatatactgtattcgtatttaaagggatagttcacccataactggaactgtcatcattcactcacacTTTACTTTTTCTGAACCTGTTTTAggttctgtcttctgttgaacataatattatatattttgaagaaagcttgaaacctgcaaactattgactttcacagtatttgtttttcccactatggaagacggtggttacaggttttcagttcaaaatatcttctttagttaacagagcaaagaaactcataaatgtttgaaaccacttgaggatggGATAAtattgagtaaatgttcatttttgagtgaaatatAACTTTAAGGCTGAATATTTTACACTGAATagttttttaatgaacttttaaaggGACAAATATTCAGTGTAGTATCTCAGTTTATATATGAAAGAGGAAACGTTTGAGATGGAGGTACTGTGGTACTGTTACTGATTTCTGATTGTTATCAACATCTCTTCTTTGTCTTTTCACAGAGATCAATTCACAAGGCTATGAAATTGGCGCTGAGCTGGATAAAGGAGGCTGTGGAACCGTTTACGAAGGGTCCCGATTAGAAGATGGCCTTCAGGTGGCAGTAAAAGTGTCCAATTTTAAGAAGAAGCAATTGATCAGTGTTGTAAGTATTCTGTGCTTTTTGCACTCATTTACAGTTTTCTTGTCATATTAACATTATTCGTAGACTATAAATGAGTTTTGTAATAGACATTGCCAACAGTTTGTTCAGGACTAGTTTCCTGAAAATACCTTTTCCAAATGATCTTCACAACTGTCTTTCTTCTAGGATGGGTTTGATGAACCACTTCCACTGGAGATTGCTCTGCACTTTCTGGCCAATAAAGGCCCCAAGGTCAAGGAAATTATCGAGCTTCTGGACTGGAAGGTTGAGGCTGATCACTACTTTATGGTGCTAGAGCGGCCCATACCCTGCGTGAGCTTGTTCGATTTCCTAAGTAAGCACAGAGGCATCCTTCCAGAGGACAAGTTGCGGAAAATCATGCTCCAGACAATAATTGCTGCCCAAACATGCTGCCAGCGTGGAGTTCTTCACCGCGATATTAAGCTGGAGAACTTGCTGATTAACCCGGACACCCTTGAGGTCAAACTGATTGACTTCGGATGTGGTGACCTCCTTACTGAGGACATTTACAAAGAATTTAAAGGTATGTTCATCCCTCAAAGCTATAAGAAACTCTGCTGataagtcagtttttttttatgtgagtCTTGAAACATTCGCTGTTGTTTATCTGTTCTGTTGTTGGAAACAAATTTTCTTTCAGGCACCAAAGAGTTCGCCCCTCCTGAGTTTTGGAGGATTGGCAGATACCGTGGGAAACCAGCGACAGTCTGGTCACTTGGAGTTGTTCTGTTTGTGCTGATTTTCTGCAGATATCCAGGAAAAGCAGACCTTCCCAAAGTGAATAACAAACACATACCGATTAATGGCTTGTCGAAAGGTGAGATCTTCATTTAAGCTAAAGAGGGTTGTCTAGGATcatttgaatgtcattttaaaaagcatgtatAAACGTAATAATTACATGTATCTCTTTCTTCTATCTGCATAGAATGCTGCGATTTCTTCCACGGCTGTCTGCAGCTGAACCAAATGGATCGACTTGACCTGCAAAAGCTCAATTCCCATGAGTGGTTTAAAGAATTGAATACATTTTGACATCAGCCATCTTACACTGTCATAAGCCGGGTTTCCATCCTAATGTGATGTTAATTAGGTGCATTTCCATCAAGCTGTTAGAGCAGCTGACTGTaatattggtaacctagtaactaATACTAAGCAAGACAAGTATAATGGAGTCATGTTTGTGTAATGTTCACTATGTTagtttattcagcaaatgtgTCTCCATCTCCCGTTTTCAGCATTAGTTTTTTGCACCACCCCAAGTGAGCattaacagtatttatttttttgcaaattaattgatatttaaaacTGATTTCTATTACTCATTTTAACACCGGCTGATGGAAACCAAGCTATATCTTATGTTCTTTCATTTATACTTATTGTATATATTGCTTTTCTTTTTACTACATGTTGTAGTCCTATAGCTGAAAGCCGTTAAATTCAAAAAGAATAAGAAAGAAATTttgtgtaaaaaagaaaaaaaaatggaaaaagcaCTTAACAGTTTAGACCTTTATATATTGTACCTTCCTGCACTTTATTATCAGCTTTTACACTAACTTTTGCAATTCCacatgctaaaaaaataaaataaaaatgtatatctcAGTCGTTCCCAGTCCAGGTCCACATATTTTGGGTGTCTCTCTCTAAGAAATGTAATTTGAGCCAGAGGAGAGAGACTCCTGACCAAAGACTACTGGGATCAACtgatatatatacagggtttccAATGAACATTATCACTCACCAGCCAATTtgaaaaaaactggaaaaacaattaataaaataaaacaataaaaaagtaaaaaaataaaaataaatgaaaaacatcattaaaaaaacaataaaaaataaaaaaataaaaaaaataaaaaacatcactaataaataaagcaaaaattttttaaaataataaaataaaaaactcactaataattaaaacaataaaaaagtaaataaaataaaaaacatcattaataaataaaacaataaagtaaaaaataataaaataaaaaacatgattaataaattaaaaataataaacaaacatttttattcacagtttcttctcctcagtgtgatTATAGGAGACGCGTTCACAAGCACTGTGCAGTGACATATACCCCACGGatgcctgcgcgacttcctctctgACTTCCTCTCTTAAAAACTTCACAGGCACATCCAAGGTTATATGTCAGAGGCGCAACACGTGAACGcgtgccctatactgacactgagggaagaaactgttgaataaagttatttttgttttatgtgtcgTTCCCAGTCCAGGCCCATATATTTTGAGTGTCTCTCTCTAAGAAATGTAATTTGAGCCAGAGGAGAGAGACTcctgataaaataaaaaacatcattaataaataaaactataaaaactaaaaaataataaaataaaaaacacctttaataaataaaacaataaaaaagtaaaaaaaaaattataataataatataaaaacatcattaataaataaaactataaaaaatgcctatattgaaatataaatctGGCCATGTTATTGACTAATCAGAAATTCttctaaaaacaagcaaaaaatattaataaataaaatattgaaaaaaagtaagttttgttatttattactcatcctcatgttcactatttaaactatttttatttttatgttagagCTCCCTCATCCAGACTCAAAGTccacaaaaacagtaaaaaaacatcctcaaaacagatcaTACGCcttcacataaaacaaacatttttattcacagtttcttctcctcagtgtgatTATAGGGCACGCGTTCACAAGCACTGTGCAGTGACATATACCCCACGGATGCCTGTGCGACTTCCTCTCTGACTTCCTCTCTTAAAAACTTCACAGGCACATCCAAGGTTATGTCAGAGGCGCAACACGTGACCGTGTGCCCTGTACTGacactgagggaagaaactgttgaataaagttatttttgttttatgtgcacataAAAGTATCCTCATAGTCAGGAATCTTGCTGTCTATGAGAGATtaaggagctctcagatttaactaaaatatcttcattattttcattcagatatcttcatttgtgttctgaagatgaataaagTTACTACCTTTAGTATTTGCTTTAATATTGTCCTCATATACAACCTTCTCTAGTCTAATGTTTTGCTAATGTGGTATATGATTTATGGTTGGAGGACATCATTTATTGACTAGTGATTTTGTGTGTAGTTGTAGTTCATGGTGAGTGATAATCGAAACCCTGTATATATAGGTGGCGATGTCCGTTCCTCCACGTGGTGCCACTGGAAACTGCCCATCTTAAAGGTGGTGCTGAGCTGAACACGGACAAAAACTGACATTAGTCTGGGGCGACAAGCCTCACAACTGATGACAATGATGAATTTTGTACTAAAGTTTGAAATAAAGtcacattaagaaaaaaaaagtgtttcttcTTTCTTCTAAGTCTGGTTGCTTATTCAAgatcaaaaaattatgtttgtaaaTTTAACAAAGAAGTACATTTCaaatctaaaatgccattttagacgGAAAACGATCTGCATCGTGATTGGTGTTTTCTCTGTCCACACTATACTGCCCAAAACACATGATGTGACCATTCACGCTCATTGGACATATGCATTTAATGTGCCCCCATCCATACTTGGTAGTCTACTGGTTGGTTATGTCATGTTTATATGAGAGGGACTTGAGGAATCAgggaatgaagtgtgtgtgtgtacgtgtttttgtgtcATATTAGGACACAAATCCGTATAATGACGTAGGTATGACACagatattacaaaaaggaggtgaaatataaggacattggtgacgtccttgTTTCTCAAAATGCtaataaatcctacagaatgagtttaatcagggagtaaagctgcacacagtctcctgtgatggttgggtttggtcttggggtggggtgagggcaatacaatatgcGATTTGTACCATATAAAATGATTGGAAatctatgtaatgtccccacttttcacaaaaacaaatgtgtgtgtatatatatatatatatatatatatatatatatatatatatatatatatatgtgtgtgtgtgtgtgtgtgtgtgtgtgtatatacacacacacaaatgaacgcagaattattagccccctttgttttttgttttttaaatatttccccaaatgatgtttaacagagcaacagaGGTATTTTTCCcagtatgtatgataatattttttcttctggagagtctttttttgtgtgttatttggctggaattaaagcagtttttaattttttaaagcccttttaagcttttttattatttttcgaaagtctacagaacaaaccatcgttatacaattacttgcccaaTGACCCTAACATGCCTACTTAAGTCTTTAAACGTCACTTAAGGCTGTATAGACGTGTcaaaatagtcaaatattatttactgtcatcatgcagTGTTTCTGccaggtcttaaaatgtcttaaatttcaaaatccaaattttaggcctttaaaagttctaaatttactgaaatattgtgttgtaggtcttaacttttttttttttttaaataggtctGAATTTTTCCtgtgttcatgtattgctacctactctggccaaaacccatacaatcaccaacaaaccatcacaataaaactttaaacatttaatttgaaaaagtgatttttaactctgtttatcataatggtttaattatttaccttacaataacatttgttcaaAAGTTCTCCCTGTATTTACTTCTGATGACACCGACCTGGACGGATTGTTGTCCATAGatgtagtttattatagtttttaaaccttttaaaaatatatattaaatatttataattatagttACTATTAAATATCTATAATTTTTTGataggttaaaaaaaatatttttttatctggatcatttaaaaaaattcttagcCTTTAGCAcattatgagtctaaaatttaattcataatgggcttaaaaatgtcttaaaaagtctcgGTGAAACTTGCAGAGACTCtgtcatggtaaagataaaaattaatcagttattagaaatgagttattatgtttagaaatgtgttgaaaaaaatcttctctccgttaaacaaattgggaaataataaacaggtggctaataatacagggggctaatacttctctccaactgtacatacatatataaaagggagttgttgttttttttatcttaccACCACATTTATGTATGTGCTTACACAATGcatgacatatttaatgtttGGACATCCGCCATTGACTTAATAGACTAGAAAAAGCTTGGTTATTACCTCATATGTACTGCATTTCCAATAAAACCAAAAGAGGTTCATTGTAAAATTCTTCATAAAAGACATCCAGTGAATAGTACTGGTAAAGTATATGGAGGTTGATAGCTCATGCTCATTTTGTAAAACTGATTAAACCCTTGTCTTAAAAAAGGTGAAACCCTGATTCACACATTCTTTCAGTGTGAAAACACAAAAATCTTTTGCAAAATGTTAAATCTTCCTATAAGTAATTACACTGCTTCTTTCAACCCCTTTCAACTACAAGATATTGTTTGTTACTATTAGGGTAAAACTGTTATACAGAGTGGGGTCTGGATGCAGAACTGATGCAGTGCAATCAGAGCTGCATCCAGTGCTTTTTAATGCccatcccttgctctgttaaataataataataataacaataatatatatatatatatatatatatatatatatatatatatatatatatatatatatatatatatatatatatatatatatatatatatatatatatatatatatatatatatatatatatataattattcattcattcattttcttgtcggcttagtcgcggggtcgccacagcggaatgaaccgccaacttatccagcaagttttttacgcagcggatgcccctctagccgcaacccatctctgggaaaatatataattatataaattataaataattatgtttatataataataatgatacaaatacaatatatatattattggtcTACACAATACACAGAATCTaacacccctcacaaatttatcctttaaattcatatttttaataggaagctaaacAATATTATACGAGTGCATAAAAtgactgaagccaaatctggagcttatctaacaaaataactaacaataaaggtccaaaaactagtacagccaaatttaaatgttatagaaaatattacaaactaattttaacaagaggaaaaatcaagagaaacacaATTTAGTTGAATTTATTTTgaaggttgtaatttttttttttttgcaaaattttgcaTTAGTTTAATtctattatctttctatttcttaaGATGTTTGGTAAGATGTTGAAATGTTTCTGtttcataaatctgttttgttcaaatgcaccaatattcatttttaaaatggggggTTCTCAATTATGCTGACTCTGAGCACTGGATAAACCATTATCCTAGTTGACAGAAAAGTGTAGATAGAattaagaaatgaaaagaaagagaaaaaaatatacatgaaCTCAAATAAAATAGGTCACGTATAATATTAATGTATGTTTCTTACATTTCTTTTCCTGTTTcctgttttttaatgtgtttataatattatttgaGCTGATCTGTTaagttattatgattattactatcACTGTCTTGTATTGTGTAGGAATTGTGTGTTTATTATTGAAAACGATTTAAAAAAGACTATTTAATCTGTAAATACCTTCAGTTTTCCTGTAATAGTGCAGCTTTCAGTCTGAGGAAGTGTGTTtttgtctctgtctgtgtgtgagagagagagagagagagagagagagagagagagagagactggagGACCGTCATTCAGTGAACATGAGCGAGTCAGTTATCATGTTTATTTTGGCTCGCTGAGGGAACATGAGAGGAGGTTTACGTTCAACCAGACTATGAGGCTGAAAACAAGCGgtgagaaaataaaatacaatatgaaATTTGTACAGTTCTGAAAGTGTTAATATGCCAAACGAGCACGCTCAAACTATTTTTAGCAATAACTGACTATAACACACCCTGTTAGGACCAGTAACTTCTTAAAATGCTCTTCCAGTTATTTGTAGATTATGAAAACGGTTTGTGCCCGAATGTAAATAAAGAGTGTCGTTAAAATGTGGTTGTTTTAATTAGCGTTTTGTTAGAAATCGCTCA
Protein-coding sequences here:
- the pimr110 gene encoding Pim proto-oncogene, serine/threonine kinase, related 110 precursor (The RefSeq protein has 9 substitutions compared to this genomic sequence), encoding MLFTVLGLIALFLGERNTNATVGVEVQEEDQHDVPPLRSSDGQEIDACCKEPLLVEPVSVHSEEPSLVEPDSVHSEQPSLVEPVSVHNEEPSLVEPVSVHSEEPSLVEFVSVHSEQPSLVESVSVHSEQPSLVEPDSVHSEQPSLVEPDSVRSEQPSLVEPDSVHSEQTSLVEPDSVHSEEPSLVEPVSVHSEQPSLVEPVSVHSEQPSLVEPVSDDPSFDFSDEPGSHAVEDPTCQTEDKETQIIEINSQGYEIGAELDKGGCGTVYEGSRLEDGLQVAVKVSNFKKKQLISVDGFDEPLPLEIALHFLANKGPKVKEIIELLDWKVEADHYFMVLERPIPCVSLFDFLSKHRGILPEDKLRKIMLQTIIAAQTCCQRGVLHRDIKLENLLINPDTLEVKLIDFGCGDLLTEDIYKEFRGTREFAPPEFWRIGRYRGEPATVWSLGVVLFLMIFCRYPGKADLPKVNNKHIPINGLSKECCDFFHGCLQLNQMDRLNLQKLNSHEWFKELNTF